A section of the Oceanispirochaeta sp. genome encodes:
- a CDS encoding PocR ligand-binding domain-containing protein, which translates to MADIIDRLQSTDLDPELEKILDNFSSLFDIRIAYFKPNGTEYMIGKNKKISSYCEFLRERLHYKNRCLTLDKAKQYRARNSRKIQYYRCHGGCYEAIKPLYYGDELTGYIMMGQASCQKNVPDPIVQDARKAGIIPDIIEAFNDLPNFTSDKMDAVMQLFSELTDLIILKKLIKQNEQGPVKQLVDYMETVNPGINLKQAASLVHLSEDRLRHKIKEDMGRTFTELRNSICMGRACKLLIENRELSIQDIAYESGFSDPQYFSRAFKKHTGFSPSLFAANSRS; encoded by the coding sequence ATGGCAGATATAATTGATCGCTTACAATCTACCGATCTCGATCCTGAACTTGAAAAGATCCTGGATAATTTTTCATCCCTTTTTGACATCCGTATTGCCTATTTCAAGCCCAATGGTACGGAGTATATGATCGGGAAAAATAAAAAAATCTCCTCCTATTGTGAATTTCTAAGAGAAAGGCTGCACTACAAAAACCGCTGTCTGACCCTGGATAAAGCCAAACAATACAGAGCCCGAAACAGCCGGAAGATCCAATATTACCGCTGCCATGGCGGCTGCTATGAGGCGATTAAACCCTTGTATTATGGGGATGAATTGACAGGATATATTATGATGGGCCAGGCCAGTTGTCAGAAGAATGTGCCCGATCCTATTGTACAGGATGCCCGGAAAGCAGGAATTATCCCGGATATAATTGAAGCTTTTAATGATTTACCCAATTTTACATCAGACAAGATGGATGCGGTTATGCAGCTTTTTTCTGAATTAACCGATTTGATTATTCTTAAAAAACTGATTAAACAAAATGAGCAGGGGCCGGTTAAACAACTTGTTGATTATATGGAAACAGTTAATCCCGGAATCAACCTGAAACAGGCGGCTTCCCTGGTGCATCTCAGTGAAGACCGGCTTCGGCATAAGATCAAGGAAGACATGGGCCGGACATTCACAGAGCTTCGGAACTCTATTTGCATGGGCCGTGCCTGCAAGCTGCTGATTGAGAACCGGGAACTGTCGATTCAGGATATTGCCTATGAATCAGGATTTTCAGACCCCCAGTACTTTTCCAGAGCCTTTAAAAAGCACACTGGTTTCTCTCCATCCCTTTTTGCGGCTAATAGCAGATCCTGA
- a CDS encoding uroporphyrinogen decarboxylase family protein codes for MVINTIAHKQENRIPFHLDLTLEMENKVIKELGKDFLSSVDSCFALERNEEFEAIDSARRKDMFGAVWLLDQQGDFGVVENCLLESPSLKDYKFPAPDEQKIREKCLRLTSPENKDKFTMYIIGFSLYERAWSLRGIENLLTDMVLNPSFVSELFENIVEYNLAVSKIVMEYPVDGLFFGDDWGQQKGLIMGPDYWRKFIGPSLKSMYSYVKSKDRTICQHSCGDIYDVFGDLIDMGLDMYNTFQPEIYNVAKVKEEFGDSLTFYGGISTQNVLPFGTPQEVRDATREMLDIMGKNGGYVAAPTHSMPPDISIENMLAFLDVVQNQK; via the coding sequence TTGGTTATTAACACGATTGCTCATAAGCAGGAAAACAGGATTCCCTTTCATCTGGATCTGACATTAGAGATGGAAAATAAGGTAATAAAAGAGTTGGGCAAGGATTTTCTTTCCAGCGTGGACAGCTGCTTTGCTTTGGAACGTAATGAAGAATTTGAGGCCATCGATAGTGCCCGTAGAAAAGATATGTTCGGGGCTGTCTGGCTCCTGGATCAGCAGGGAGACTTCGGTGTCGTTGAAAATTGTCTTCTGGAAAGTCCTTCTCTGAAAGATTACAAATTCCCGGCTCCTGATGAACAGAAGATTCGCGAGAAATGCCTGCGTCTTACCAGCCCCGAAAACAAAGATAAGTTTACCATGTACATCATAGGTTTTTCTTTATATGAAAGAGCCTGGTCGCTCCGTGGAATAGAAAATCTTCTGACAGATATGGTGCTTAACCCTTCTTTTGTTTCAGAACTATTTGAAAATATTGTGGAGTACAATCTGGCTGTTTCTAAAATCGTCATGGAATACCCCGTGGATGGACTGTTTTTCGGAGATGACTGGGGCCAGCAGAAAGGGCTCATAATGGGACCGGATTACTGGAGAAAGTTTATAGGGCCTTCTCTCAAAAGCATGTATTCCTATGTCAAATCAAAGGATCGAACTATCTGTCAGCATTCCTGCGGAGATATTTATGACGTCTTTGGTGATCTCATAGATATGGGCCTGGATATGTACAACACCTTCCAGCCTGAGATATACAATGTAGCAAAAGTAAAAGAAGAATTTGGAGACTCTCTGACTTTTTACGGAGGCATCAGTACTCAGAATGTGCTGCCCTTCGGGACTCCACAGGAAGTCAGAGATGCCACCCGGGAGATGCTGGATATCATGGGGAAAAATGGTGGCTATGTGGCCGCACCGACTCATTCCATGCCTCCGGATATCTCTATTGAAAACATGTTGGCTTTTCTGGATGTCGTCCAGAACCAAAAATAA
- a CDS encoding flavodoxin family protein, translating to MKVIAFNGSPKKEGNTYTAIKLVASKLEEQGSDGEIVHVGNKVIRGCLACGHCAKSQDERCVTVNDEVNEWIQKMKEADGILLGSPTHYAAVAGTMKSFLDRAFYVAGANGGLYRNKVGAAVVAVRRSGGVLTFNQLNNFLNYSEMMMPTSNYWAVIHGTTPGDALKDAEGVQIMEILGKNMAVMLKQRDQTRDISDQNLKVKKIFTSFIR from the coding sequence ATGAAAGTCATTGCATTCAACGGGAGTCCGAAGAAAGAAGGAAATACATACACCGCCATTAAACTGGTTGCCTCAAAACTGGAAGAGCAGGGAAGCGATGGTGAAATTGTCCATGTGGGGAATAAGGTCATCCGAGGCTGTCTGGCCTGTGGTCACTGCGCAAAGAGCCAGGATGAGCGCTGTGTTACGGTCAATGATGAAGTGAATGAATGGATTCAGAAGATGAAAGAGGCTGATGGAATCCTTCTTGGATCTCCCACCCACTATGCCGCTGTGGCAGGAACAATGAAATCATTTCTGGACAGAGCCTTCTATGTGGCCGGCGCAAACGGTGGTCTTTATAGAAATAAGGTAGGGGCTGCCGTGGTGGCGGTTAGACGATCGGGGGGTGTACTTACTTTCAATCAGCTCAATAATTTTTTGAATTATTCAGAAATGATGATGCCCACTTCAAACTACTGGGCTGTCATTCATGGAACAACGCCGGGAGATGCCCTGAAGGATGCAGAAGGGGTTCAGATTATGGAAATCCTCGGTAAAAATATGGCGGTAATGCTCAAACAGCGGGATCAGACCAGAGACATCAGTGATCAGAATCTGAAAGTAAAGAAGATCTTTACGAGTTTTATTCGTTAA
- a CDS encoding methyl-accepting chemotaxis protein, translated as MKIKHKIQFINFMQGLTFILLILIFFRFSSYTMKIEKEQGTLADVYNSLLMEQIQVERLTSRSLDEQYTLFKEGQLKSDEIIADLSNLKYLPQFSDSINKSLESISTIQMIRSNAYTGIDTAVKSLMNEDLIKEKKSLSLIEIYEMTWNEDLDLDVSFIRFNILNLINQIAKSSNILDGFMVGVRDEISSIDSEITKLNTKNQRNIFILGVFIVGLFFIFSIKQSMNLTRRILGIDVNVDRLKGGDLCVHFSESGKDELSTLSQNMNIFQQTISSSLNLLKEISKENMDVQKNLDTDVREAENNTMTMENQTVTIVDQMGDLNQSISQSSVSMGSLNGSVLSLNDQVIEQRSMVEESTASITEMIASIDNVSVITDKKTNVIHELVKLTKSGEGKMAANINAISNITSNIDMISGIADIIDDIASQTNLLAMNAAIEAAHAGDAGKGFSVVSGEIRKLAVAASENSKMITTRLKDIISNISRASVSSEESSTMFNKVTNEIDLFSESLAEISQTMNELKSGGTQILSAMGSLTDVSQIIKENSGQILDTSKNQELLVNHIDEASSSVSRNIVDIQVRINNINRILNNVMNLSEAVGISAVNIDNSIANYKTEEPSGVL; from the coding sequence ATGAAAATCAAACATAAAATTCAATTTATCAACTTTATGCAGGGATTAACTTTCATTCTGCTCATTCTCATATTCTTTCGTTTTTCCTCATATACGATGAAAATTGAGAAGGAACAGGGCACCCTGGCTGATGTTTACAACAGTCTTCTGATGGAACAGATTCAGGTCGAGCGTCTTACCTCCCGGAGTCTGGATGAACAATACACACTCTTTAAGGAAGGACAGCTGAAATCCGATGAAATAATAGCTGATTTATCCAACTTGAAGTATCTGCCACAGTTTTCAGACTCCATTAATAAATCTCTGGAGTCTATCTCTACAATTCAAATGATCCGCAGCAACGCCTACACAGGAATAGATACTGCTGTGAAATCACTTATGAATGAAGATCTTATCAAAGAGAAGAAGTCTCTCTCTCTCATCGAGATATATGAAATGACATGGAATGAAGACCTGGATCTGGATGTTTCATTCATTCGATTTAATATTCTGAATTTGATAAACCAGATTGCAAAAAGCAGTAATATTCTGGATGGTTTTATGGTTGGTGTACGAGATGAGATCAGTTCCATTGATTCTGAAATTACCAAACTTAATACAAAAAACCAGAGAAATATCTTTATTCTTGGTGTTTTTATTGTAGGACTCTTTTTTATCTTCAGTATTAAACAGTCGATGAATCTTACAAGGAGAATCCTAGGGATCGATGTGAATGTCGATAGATTGAAGGGGGGGGATTTGTGTGTTCATTTCTCCGAGTCCGGGAAGGATGAACTCTCTACGTTGAGCCAGAACATGAATATCTTTCAACAGACAATTTCATCATCTCTAAACCTGTTAAAAGAAATTTCAAAAGAGAATATGGACGTGCAGAAAAATCTGGATACAGATGTGCGGGAAGCTGAAAATAATACAATGACCATGGAAAATCAGACTGTAACGATCGTTGATCAGATGGGGGATTTAAATCAATCCATCAGTCAGTCTTCCGTATCCATGGGTTCTCTGAATGGATCGGTTCTTTCTTTAAACGATCAGGTCATTGAACAACGGTCAATGGTGGAAGAATCTACGGCCTCCATTACAGAAATGATCGCCTCAATCGACAATGTTTCGGTAATAACTGATAAAAAAACGAATGTAATTCATGAACTTGTCAAACTGACCAAATCCGGTGAGGGCAAGATGGCAGCCAATATCAACGCCATCTCAAACATCACTTCGAATATAGATATGATTTCAGGAATAGCTGATATTATTGATGATATTGCCAGTCAGACTAATCTTCTGGCCATGAATGCTGCCATAGAAGCGGCTCATGCCGGTGATGCAGGTAAAGGATTCTCGGTAGTATCGGGTGAAATCAGAAAGTTGGCAGTGGCCGCATCAGAGAACTCCAAAATGATCACAACAAGGCTGAAGGATATCATCTCCAATATCTCCAGGGCTTCTGTCTCAAGTGAGGAGTCTTCTACCATGTTTAATAAAGTCACCAATGAGATCGATTTGTTCAGTGAGTCCCTGGCAGAGATTTCCCAGACTATGAATGAATTGAAATCGGGAGGGACTCAAATTCTCTCAGCCATGGGTTCTCTGACTGATGTTTCTCAGATTATCAAGGAGAACTCGGGCCAAATCCTGGACACGAGTAAAAATCAGGAACTTCTGGTGAATCACATTGATGAAGCATCCTCCAGTGTTTCCCGGAATATTGTGGATATTCAGGTCAGAATAAATAATATAAATAGGATTCTCAACAATGTAATGAATCTGTCAGAAGCGGTGGGAATCTCGGCCGTGAATATTGATAATTCAATTGCCAACTATAAAACTGAAGAGCCATCAGGCGTTCTATAA
- a CDS encoding mechanosensitive ion channel domain-containing protein, with protein MNHVQIYYFAIIVAAGIGLLVSIQVIHKRALKKRKAVIDRLKNSETIDTATPLDRPLRSFKNRAKAGVTNRFSIFRRVATFLAFITLLIAVSFPFIDQLPQAFISILVGSAAIITGMAAKPFIDNFLSGIAITASKMLNIGDTILINEQYGTIEDISSTHTIIKLWDWRRLVIPNSTMINMEFVNYTLNDKWQWAHVEFFVSYDSDLDLVKKIAQDAALSSDKRMGIEEPTFWIMETSRDSIKCWLATWATSPIDAWELKVEIRTSLVIGLKKAGIKTHINYHSVENTLHPTGAEMQV; from the coding sequence ATGAACCATGTACAAATTTATTATTTCGCAATTATTGTCGCCGCCGGTATCGGGTTGCTAGTATCCATTCAGGTTATACACAAACGTGCCTTAAAGAAAAGAAAAGCCGTCATTGACAGGCTGAAAAATTCGGAAACCATCGATACGGCCACTCCCCTGGACCGTCCTCTGAGATCCTTCAAAAACAGAGCCAAAGCGGGTGTTACCAACAGGTTCTCAATATTCCGGAGAGTCGCCACTTTTTTAGCCTTTATAACACTTCTGATTGCGGTTTCATTTCCATTTATTGACCAGCTGCCCCAGGCTTTTATTTCAATTCTGGTGGGATCTGCCGCCATCATTACCGGTATGGCTGCTAAACCATTCATAGATAATTTCCTATCGGGAATCGCCATCACTGCCTCTAAAATGCTGAATATCGGGGATACAATCCTGATCAATGAACAATACGGAACCATTGAAGATATCTCTTCCACACATACGATTATCAAGTTGTGGGACTGGCGCCGTTTAGTCATACCCAACAGCACAATGATCAATATGGAATTTGTGAACTATACCCTGAATGACAAGTGGCAATGGGCCCATGTAGAGTTCTTTGTGTCTTATGATTCAGATTTAGATCTTGTCAAAAAAATAGCCCAGGATGCAGCCCTTTCCAGCGATAAGAGAATGGGGATTGAAGAACCCACCTTCTGGATCATGGAGACAAGCCGGGACAGCATCAAATGCTGGCTGGCCACCTGGGCAACATCACCCATTGACGCCTGGGAGCTGAAAGTGGAAATCCGGACATCCCTGGTTATCGGTTTGAAAAAGGCCGGAATCAAAACCCACATCAACTATCATTCTGTTGAGAATACTCTTCACCCGACAGGAGCGGAGATGCAGGTTTAG